One genomic segment of Candidatus Saccharimonas sp. includes these proteins:
- a CDS encoding DNA translocase FtsK 4TM domain-containing protein, translating to MAKKQVKSTKGKSKKVSAPKQSVLPAGFWAQVGAVILIAFSLFLVLSWFGAGGSALVAIHKALLGLMGWATFFLPAVLIFIAVEIFRDEQNRFPILNTFGLILILIWLSGFFGLFKTSAGVHYGGWSGEVSNKIMLAMVNSMVAAIIYLLLISITLLSILRVSPIVVIKKIGEMLKTSDFANESKNAKVFEKAKESMLLKKVNDSAEEKPEIKLNAGVAVLDKKSQEKDEPKEKKGLMRISKKLEKVSKGENTGHIFDDSKWKAPDFSLLEQSQAPADAGDVEQNARTIKNTLSEFNIEVEMEAANIGPRVTQYTLVPQSGVKLSRIENLSDNIALNLAAEAIRVEAPIPGKRAVGIEIPNLKSADVRLYSVLDSKEWKNSHDPLTFAIGKDISGHPVVGNLAKMPHLLIAGQTGSGKSVMMNALLTSLLYRHSPSELKLIMVDPKVVEMTAYEDIPHLLTPIINDSEKALSALRWAVNEMERRYRVLADEKIKEIKSYNKHVISKNEKIKKNTPEGEEPKLLEPLPYIVIVVDELADLMMAASKDVEAMIVRIAQKARAVGIHLVLATQKPVVSVVTGLIKGNVPSRIAFKVAANGDSRTILDRGGAEKLLGYGDMLFYMNGASNLKRVQGAWVTDEEVLRVTNFIRSQGPPQYNDEVISQPVQTPSSMGGLVMNGGSSSVDETFETAVKIVIEARKASTSYLQRRLGIGYSRAAKLIDDMEDKGIVGPPNGSKPREVLVSSYEEIGE from the coding sequence ATGGCTAAAAAACAAGTAAAATCAACAAAAGGTAAATCTAAAAAAGTTTCAGCTCCAAAACAAAGTGTTTTGCCGGCTGGTTTTTGGGCACAGGTTGGTGCAGTTATTTTGATTGCTTTTTCGCTTTTTCTTGTTTTAAGCTGGTTTGGCGCTGGTGGTTCAGCATTGGTTGCAATTCATAAAGCACTTCTTGGGCTTATGGGCTGGGCAACTTTCTTTTTGCCAGCAGTTCTAATTTTTATTGCTGTTGAAATCTTTCGTGACGAGCAAAATAGATTTCCAATTTTAAACACTTTTGGGTTAATTCTAATTTTAATTTGGCTAAGTGGATTTTTTGGTCTATTTAAAACTTCAGCTGGTGTTCATTATGGAGGTTGGAGCGGAGAAGTTTCGAATAAAATTATGCTAGCAATGGTTAATTCAATGGTGGCAGCAATTATTTATCTTTTGTTAATTTCAATTACGCTTCTTTCGATTTTACGAGTTTCACCAATCGTTGTTATTAAAAAGATTGGCGAAATGCTTAAAACTAGCGATTTTGCAAATGAATCTAAAAATGCCAAAGTTTTTGAAAAAGCTAAAGAATCGATGTTGCTGAAAAAAGTTAATGATTCTGCTGAAGAAAAACCAGAAATTAAGCTAAATGCTGGCGTTGCAGTATTAGATAAAAAATCGCAAGAAAAAGATGAACCAAAAGAGAAAAAAGGTTTGATGCGAATTTCAAAGAAGCTGGAAAAGGTTTCGAAAGGAGAAAATACTGGGCATATTTTTGATGATTCAAAATGGAAAGCACCAGATTTTAGTTTGCTTGAGCAATCACAAGCTCCTGCTGATGCTGGTGATGTTGAGCAAAATGCACGCACAATTAAGAATACTTTGAGTGAATTTAATATTGAAGTTGAAATGGAAGCCGCAAATATTGGTCCAAGAGTAACTCAATATACTTTAGTTCCGCAAAGTGGCGTTAAGTTAAGCAGAATTGAAAATCTTAGTGATAATATCGCTCTAAATTTGGCAGCTGAAGCGATTCGTGTTGAAGCTCCGATTCCAGGAAAGCGTGCAGTTGGTATTGAAATTCCAAATTTGAAGTCGGCCGATGTGCGGCTTTACAGTGTTTTAGATTCGAAGGAGTGGAAAAACTCACACGACCCACTAACTTTCGCAATAGGTAAAGATATATCTGGTCATCCTGTTGTTGGAAATTTGGCAAAAATGCCACATCTTTTGATTGCTGGTCAAACTGGTTCAGGAAAATCTGTAATGATGAATGCACTTTTAACGAGTTTGCTTTATCGCCATTCACCAAGCGAATTGAAGTTAATTATGGTTGATCCAAAAGTTGTAGAAATGACCGCGTATGAAGATATTCCACACCTTTTAACACCAATTATTAATGATTCCGAAAAAGCGCTCTCAGCTCTTCGCTGGGCAGTGAATGAAATGGAGCGGCGCTATCGTGTTTTAGCTGATGAAAAAATTAAAGAAATTAAGAGCTATAATAAGCATGTAATTTCGAAAAACGAAAAAATCAAGAAGAATACACCAGAAGGGGAAGAGCCAAAACTTCTTGAGCCTTTGCCGTATATCGTAATTGTGGTTGATGAGCTTGCTGACTTAATGATGGCGGCTTCAAAAGATGTTGAAGCTATGATTGTGCGAATTGCTCAAAAAGCACGCGCAGTTGGAATTCATCTTGTTCTTGCAACTCAAAAACCAGTTGTTAGCGTTGTGACGGGCTTGATTAAAGGTAATGTTCCGAGTCGAATTGCTTTTAAGGTTGCGGCAAATGGTGATTCTCGAACAATTCTTGATCGTGGTGGTGCTGAAAAACTCCTTGGTTATGGTGATATGCTTTTCTATATGAATGGAGCTTCTAATTTGAAGCGTGTTCAGGGAGCTTGGGTAACCGATGAGGAGGTCTTGCGGGTAACTAATTTTATCCGTTCGCAAGGTCCGCCGCAATATAATGATGAAGTTATTTCGCAACCAGTTCAGACGCCAAGCTCAATGGGTGGTCTTGTGATGAATGGCGGTAGCTCTTCTGTTGATGAAACTTTCGAAACGGCTGTAAAAATTGTAATTGAAGCACGAAAAGCTTCAACTAGCTATTTGCAACGTAGGCTTGGAATTGGTTATAGTCGTGCTGCAAAATTAATCGATGATATGGAAGATAAAGGAATTGTTGGTCCGCCAAACGGTTCAAAGCCTCGCGAGGTTTTAGTTTCGAGCTATGAAGAAATCGGTGAATAA
- a CDS encoding TlyA family RNA methyltransferase, with the protein MKTRLDILLTQKKIVDSRSQAESYIKLGKVFVDGIKRTKPGFFTNIDSEIKLLQEVQYVSRAGLKLESVAKIMKINFKDKVVLDVGSSTGGFTDYSLRNGAKKVIAIDVGTNQLHPKLRLNKKVELHEKTDIRDFNTSQKIDLVVIDVSFISIKEILPSVTKLSNNDTLIIAMVKPQFEAGRNGTTNGIVKNNSYRRRILQEFENWCRINNLYIKDKRDSGVKGSKGNQERFYILKVLNK; encoded by the coding sequence GTGAAAACTAGACTAGACATTTTATTAACTCAAAAAAAGATAGTTGATAGCCGTTCTCAGGCTGAGAGCTATATTAAACTGGGTAAAGTTTTTGTTGATGGCATAAAAAGGACTAAGCCTGGATTTTTTACTAATATTGATTCGGAGATAAAGCTTCTTCAAGAGGTTCAATATGTTTCAAGAGCAGGTCTCAAGCTTGAAAGTGTTGCAAAAATAATGAAAATCAATTTTAAAGATAAAGTTGTCTTAGATGTTGGTTCAAGTACTGGTGGATTTACGGATTACTCATTGAGAAATGGTGCAAAAAAAGTTATTGCTATCGATGTTGGTACAAACCAGCTTCATCCAAAGTTAAGATTGAATAAAAAAGTTGAACTTCATGAAAAAACAGATATAAGAGATTTTAACACGAGTCAAAAAATTGATTTAGTTGTTATTGATGTTAGTTTTATATCTATAAAAGAAATTTTGCCAAGTGTTACAAAATTATCTAATAACGATACACTAATAATTGCAATGGTTAAGCCGCAATTTGAAGCAGGTAGAAATGGAACTACTAACGGCATCGTTAAAAATAATTCATATCGAAGAAGAATACTTCAAGAATTCGAAAATTGGTGTCGTATAAATAATTTATACATAAAAGATAAACGAGATAGTGGAGTAAAAGGCTCTAAAGGTAATCAAGAGAGATTTTATATTCTGAAAGTATTGAATAAATAA
- the pilM gene encoding type IV pilus assembly protein PilM, producing the protein MINIKGVGDFFSLDIGTNAIRAVQLSKAGENSWNLVGLGYTPVDPQLVLSNSDESRRRLGEIISTMIGQSDIKTKNVAISLTSQKTFTTIFEVPKQDMRELQKNIKYQVDQYIPMAVDDAQVDWALLGESPSNPDSLEILLASTAKTYSEEKMEFIEGLGLNVVASEPDSLAMTRALFMPNQSDQAQLIIDMGELSTDLSIVYQGVPRLVRTIPTGISSLVKSATQNLNIKEDQARQFIMKFGLAQDKLEGQVFRAIEMTLENFVQEIAKSIKFLGTKYQNAQVGVISLSGFSGIIPQMPEYVSSKTGIQSYSANPFQNINVPAKYQQQIAGVGNEFAVAVGLAERSNK; encoded by the coding sequence ATGATTAATATTAAAGGTGTGGGCGATTTCTTCTCGTTAGATATTGGAACAAATGCGATTCGTGCTGTCCAGCTTTCGAAAGCTGGAGAGAATTCTTGGAATTTGGTTGGCCTCGGTTATACACCAGTCGACCCTCAATTGGTTTTGAGTAATTCGGATGAAAGCCGTCGTCGTTTGGGGGAAATTATCTCAACAATGATCGGACAGAGCGATATTAAAACAAAAAATGTAGCGATTAGTCTTACGTCCCAGAAGACATTCACGACAATTTTCGAAGTACCAAAACAGGATATGAGAGAATTACAAAAAAACATAAAATATCAAGTTGATCAGTATATTCCAATGGCGGTTGATGACGCTCAAGTCGACTGGGCTCTTCTTGGAGAATCTCCTTCTAACCCTGATTCATTGGAGATTTTACTTGCAAGTACAGCTAAAACTTATAGTGAAGAAAAGATGGAATTTATTGAAGGTCTAGGCTTGAATGTAGTTGCGAGCGAACCTGATTCTTTAGCAATGACTCGTGCTTTATTTATGCCTAACCAATCCGATCAGGCTCAGCTAATTATTGATATGGGTGAGCTTTCTACTGATTTATCTATTGTATATCAAGGTGTTCCAAGGCTTGTTCGTACAATTCCTACTGGAATATCAAGCTTGGTGAAATCTGCTACTCAAAATTTGAATATTAAAGAAGATCAAGCTCGACAATTTATTATGAAATTCGGCTTAGCCCAAGATAAACTAGAGGGTCAGGTTTTTAGAGCTATCGAAATGACTCTTGAGAATTTCGTTCAAGAAATTGCTAAATCAATAAAATTTTTAGGAACAAAATACCAAAATGCTCAAGTTGGGGTAATTTCACTTTCAGGATTTTCTGGAATTATTCCACAAATGCCAGAATATGTTTCTTCGAAAACTGGAATTCAGTCTTATTCCGCAAATCCTTTCCAAAATATTAATGTTCCTGCGAAATATCAGCAGCAGATTGCAGGTGTTGGAAATGAATTTGCGGTCGCTGTCGGTTTAGCTGAAAGGAGTAACAAATAA
- the ychF gene encoding redox-regulated ATPase YchF — MSLSIGIVGLPNVGKSTLFNALTNNDILAANYPFATIEPNTGIVPVPDSRLNKLAEIYGSQKIIPATVTFVDIAGLVSGASKGEGLGNKFLANIRQCDAIVHIVRAFVNNDIVHVSNEVNPKNDIEVINTELILADIQTIENRLPKLQKEAKAKPALRKQAEYLNKLVEQLQAGVLLSSIEDLDYEAIQDLHLLTAKPVIYAFNVDENTLTDGAKKEELSKIVLPAKSIFVCAKLEEELKGLSEEDSKDLLESYGVQETGLNQMVHAAYDTLGLQSYMTAGPKEVHAWTIKKGWTAPQAAGVIHTDFERGFIAAQVIDFNDLIEAGSELEAKNRGKIRTEGKEYIMSPNDVVEFRFNV, encoded by the coding sequence ATGAGTTTATCAATTGGAATTGTTGGACTACCAAATGTCGGCAAATCAACACTATTTAACGCACTAACTAATAATGATATTTTAGCAGCAAATTACCCTTTTGCAACAATTGAGCCAAATACTGGAATTGTGCCAGTACCAGATTCACGCTTAAATAAATTAGCTGAAATTTACGGATCACAAAAAATTATTCCAGCAACAGTAACTTTTGTTGATATTGCCGGGCTAGTTTCAGGAGCTTCGAAAGGTGAAGGTTTAGGTAATAAATTTCTCGCAAATATTCGCCAATGTGACGCAATTGTTCATATTGTTCGAGCTTTCGTGAACAATGATATTGTTCATGTTTCGAACGAAGTCAATCCAAAAAATGACATTGAGGTTATTAATACTGAGTTAATTTTAGCAGATATTCAAACTATCGAAAACCGCTTGCCCAAACTCCAAAAAGAAGCAAAGGCAAAACCAGCTCTTCGAAAACAAGCTGAATACTTGAACAAATTAGTTGAACAACTTCAGGCCGGAGTTCTTCTCTCTTCAATAGAAGATTTAGATTACGAAGCAATCCAAGATTTACATTTACTAACCGCAAAACCCGTAATTTATGCATTCAATGTTGATGAAAATACTTTAACCGATGGAGCTAAAAAAGAAGAACTTTCAAAAATAGTTCTTCCTGCAAAGTCAATATTTGTATGCGCTAAGTTAGAGGAAGAGCTAAAAGGTTTAAGTGAGGAAGATTCAAAAGATTTACTCGAAAGCTACGGAGTTCAAGAAACTGGCTTAAATCAGATGGTTCATGCTGCCTATGACACACTTGGGCTACAAAGTTATATGACAGCAGGGCCAAAAGAAGTTCATGCCTGGACGATCAAGAAAGGATGGACAGCCCCACAAGCTGCAGGAGTAATTCATACAGATTTCGAAAGAGGTTTTATTGCTGCACAAGTTATCGACTTTAACGATTTAATTGAAGCTGGAAGTGAGCTTGAAGCAAAGAATCGTGGAAAAATTCGAACTGAAGGCAAAGAATATATTATGTCACCAAATGATGTTGTTGAATTTAGGTTTAACGTTTAA
- the ssb gene encoding single-stranded DNA-binding protein → MAFNKVILMGNLTADPELRTTPNGQNLASFTLAINRTWNSTNGERQEETSFINCTAWGKTGETISKYVSKGRQLLVSGRLQQRTWQDKDTGKNRSAIDVVVEEFSFVSDGNRSGSAPSVQKNEEPTISDDFSDEPIDLSDIPF, encoded by the coding sequence ATGGCTTTTAACAAAGTAATTTTGATGGGAAACTTAACTGCAGACCCAGAACTTCGAACAACTCCAAACGGCCAAAATCTTGCAAGTTTCACTCTTGCTATTAACCGAACTTGGAATAGTACTAACGGTGAGCGCCAAGAAGAAACCAGCTTCATTAACTGTACTGCTTGGGGTAAAACTGGCGAAACGATTTCGAAATATGTATCGAAAGGTCGCCAACTACTTGTGAGCGGTCGTTTGCAGCAACGAACTTGGCAAGATAAAGATACTGGCAAAAATCGAAGTGCGATTGATGTTGTGGTTGAAGAATTTAGCTTTGTGAGTGATGGAAATCGCAGTGGAAGCGCGCCTTCAGTACAAAAAAATGAAGAGCCAACTATCAGCGATGACTTTTCGGACGAGCCAATCGACCTATCCGATATTCCATTCTAA
- the rpsF gene encoding 30S ribosomal protein S6 — MKDYELTVLVHPDFESDLEKVLDKVRSLITANGGEIAKEDNWGKKKLAYAIKGQDFAIYAAMDVKLPAAAPLKISNTLNITDEVLRYLLVKAEARPVVESEEK; from the coding sequence ATGAAGGATTACGAACTTACAGTTCTTGTTCATCCAGACTTCGAAAGTGATCTTGAAAAAGTGCTTGATAAGGTTCGAAGTTTGATTACTGCTAACGGCGGTGAAATTGCAAAAGAAGACAACTGGGGTAAGAAAAAACTTGCTTACGCTATTAAAGGTCAGGATTTTGCAATTTATGCTGCAATGGATGTTAAACTTCCAGCTGCTGCACCCCTAAAAATCAGTAATACTTTGAACATTACCGACGAAGTTTTGCGATATTTGCTTGTTAAAGCAGAAGCACGACCAGTTGTAGAATCAGAAGAAAAATAA
- the rpsR gene encoding 30S ribosomal protein S18 — protein MAKRFKREIPAYFDYRDVKTLQKFVNIYGQIEPATKTGLSAKQQRQLTVAIKRARHLALLAFVTNA, from the coding sequence ATGGCTAAACGATTTAAACGAGAAATCCCAGCGTATTTTGATTACCGAGATGTTAAAACTTTGCAAAAATTTGTTAACATTTATGGTCAAATTGAGCCAGCTACAAAAACTGGTTTGAGCGCTAAACAACAACGACAATTGACAGTTGCTATCAAACGAGCTCGTCATTTGGCGTTGCTAGCATTCGTAACAAATGCTTAA
- the holA gene encoding DNA polymerase III subunit delta translates to MIGGKTTILYGDNSYERTAQLAKMKIDAEKSGFEIQKSNSDELSKSDFVNLICGVSLLSEKRFVYIRNLSENSEIWQNLAEILPRISTDVHLCLVEDKIDKRSVVYKAISKIVELYEFKNLTARDSKNLAEFARLFAKKQGLSLDNKTANFLISWVGIDEWRIRDAIEKIALIGEASEQNIREFVPQNIESNAFAIIEMMFLGDILKLQEEFSKLKITDSEDGAFRFLGMISTQIFNLVALKIGKNIGKTTAEIAKEIGANTWALGKMENFVQNLSESQLAEIVSKFAQVDEIIKTESVDPWNLVESTILEIASKLKSQK, encoded by the coding sequence ATGATTGGTGGAAAAACAACAATTCTATATGGTGATAACTCTTATGAACGCACTGCTCAACTCGCTAAAATGAAGATTGATGCTGAAAAATCTGGTTTTGAAATTCAGAAAAGTAACTCCGATGAGCTTTCGAAGAGTGATTTTGTAAATTTAATTTGTGGCGTTAGCTTGTTATCTGAAAAACGTTTTGTTTATATCCGAAATTTAAGCGAAAATTCAGAAATTTGGCAGAATTTAGCTGAAATTTTACCAAGAATTTCAACCGATGTTCATCTTTGCTTGGTTGAAGATAAAATTGATAAGCGATCGGTTGTTTATAAGGCCATTTCAAAAATTGTTGAATTATATGAATTTAAGAATTTAACCGCAAGAGATTCGAAAAATTTGGCAGAGTTTGCACGACTTTTTGCAAAAAAACAAGGTTTGTCGCTTGATAATAAAACGGCGAATTTTTTGATTTCTTGGGTTGGTATTGATGAATGGCGAATACGTGATGCAATCGAAAAAATAGCGTTAATTGGTGAGGCTAGTGAACAAAATATTCGTGAATTTGTTCCGCAGAATATTGAGAGTAACGCATTTGCAATTATTGAAATGATGTTTTTGGGCGATATTTTGAAGTTGCAAGAAGAGTTTTCGAAATTAAAAATTACAGATAGCGAAGATGGAGCTTTTCGCTTTTTAGGAATGATTTCAACACAAATTTTTAATTTAGTAGCCTTAAAAATCGGTAAAAATATTGGGAAAACTACGGCAGAAATTGCTAAAGAAATCGGTGCGAATACTTGGGCTTTAGGAAAAATGGAGAATTTTGTACAAAATCTGAGCGAAAGCCAACTTGCTGAGATTGTTTCAAAATTTGCGCAGGTAGATGAAATTATTAAAACTGAAAGTGTTGATCCTTGGAATTTAGTTGAGTCAACAATTCTTGAAATTGCTAGCAAATTAAAGAGCCAAAAATAG
- the efp gene encoding elongation factor P produces the protein MYQPTDLKKGVVFQLDGQPYRVVEYNQKVVGRGGSIVSLKIKNLITGALLPKTFKGQDKVEPAEVSNKKVQYLYNDGKDFHFMDPETFEQFQLSKEIIDEAAGYLKEAEELNLQFFDGKVINVELPKNVWLKVVYTENVVKGDTTSSVLKDAELETGITVKVPAFIKENDVISVDTSTGEYRERQK, from the coding sequence ATGTATCAGCCAACTGATTTAAAAAAAGGTGTAGTTTTTCAGCTTGATGGTCAGCCATATCGAGTGGTTGAATATAACCAAAAAGTTGTTGGTCGCGGTGGAAGCATTGTAAGTTTAAAAATTAAGAACCTTATTACAGGAGCTTTATTACCAAAAACTTTTAAGGGCCAAGATAAAGTTGAACCGGCAGAGGTTTCGAATAAAAAAGTTCAATATCTCTATAATGACGGTAAAGATTTTCATTTTATGGATCCAGAGACTTTTGAACAATTTCAGCTTTCGAAGGAAATTATTGATGAAGCTGCTGGATATTTAAAAGAAGCAGAAGAATTGAATTTGCAATTTTTTGATGGTAAGGTTATCAATGTTGAGTTACCAAAAAATGTTTGGTTGAAAGTTGTTTATACTGAAAATGTGGTAAAGGGTGATACAACTTCAAGCGTTTTGAAAGATGCTGAACTTGAAACTGGAATTACAGTTAAAGTACCTGCCTTTATTAAGGAAAATGATGTTATTTCTGTCGATACTTCAACTGGTGAATATCGAGAACGCCAAAAATAA